The following coding sequences are from one Halobacteriovorax sp. JY17 window:
- a CDS encoding UvrD-helicase domain-containing protein, which translates to MISLSGLNAAQRQAADTIEGPVLILAGAGSGKTRTITYRIAHMVDNLAINQKSILAVSFTNKAAKEMRERIIGLLGKRKARGLTMATFHSLGVKILKKEIAKLGYHKNFSIYDSADQSSIMREALKSFKAGKQFDQKIIMSKIGKLKNQGIGPDDYANSEYFDDEDPYDHATLYVYEFYQDKLKFYNAIDFDDILFLTVKLFTDFPEVAKEYSEQFKYIMVDEYQDTNSLQFDLISGLTSTHNNLCVVGDDDQAIYSFRGADITNILSFERMFPGAKVVKLEENYRSVSPILELANKVIKENTNRRDKTLWSQRQSPDKPLLWSMANTEHEAEVIADEISKHQSRGGHLGDIAVLYRSNTQAQPFEEIFRMNQIPYTIIGGQKFYEKKEVKDLMAYLTVILNPKDQLQLRRILNVPNRGIGSRTLEKYLEKSEAEGLSLYDTLYKYPDVDPNRATRISEFTATITKFKEVFEQHPLPQAISKLVEDINFYQFIEKSYDSAKQVERRRNDVNFFIESAERFVKYNGNHATLKNFVEKLLLQDNQDTEEDEDDDIRKNEVTMMTFHSSKGLEFDTVYMVGVEEESLPHKNTIKNGEDISEERRLCYVGITRAQQKLIMTYCKERKIYGKETPRFVSRFINDLDKDGFCVHQDRTTFGHMTEEEADDYKKGFFANLIDGLDDDSIY; encoded by the coding sequence ATGATTTCACTAAGTGGTTTAAATGCTGCACAGAGACAAGCAGCCGATACAATTGAGGGACCAGTACTAATTCTGGCCGGCGCTGGTAGTGGAAAAACACGAACAATTACCTATAGAATTGCCCATATGGTGGATAACCTTGCCATCAATCAAAAATCAATCTTAGCAGTAAGTTTCACCAATAAGGCCGCCAAAGAAATGCGTGAACGTATTATCGGACTTCTTGGAAAGAGAAAGGCCCGTGGCCTTACAATGGCAACCTTCCACTCCCTTGGAGTGAAGATTCTAAAAAAAGAAATTGCTAAACTCGGTTATCACAAAAACTTCTCTATTTATGATTCAGCTGACCAATCTTCAATTATGAGAGAGGCCTTAAAGAGCTTTAAGGCAGGAAAGCAATTTGATCAGAAAATAATTATGTCTAAAATTGGAAAACTTAAAAATCAAGGTATTGGTCCCGACGACTACGCTAATAGCGAATACTTTGATGACGAAGACCCATATGACCACGCAACTCTCTATGTCTATGAATTCTACCAAGACAAATTGAAGTTTTATAATGCCATTGATTTTGACGATATCCTCTTTCTCACTGTAAAGCTTTTTACAGACTTTCCAGAAGTAGCAAAAGAGTACTCCGAACAATTTAAGTATATCATGGTCGATGAATACCAAGATACAAACTCTCTTCAATTTGATTTAATTTCAGGCTTAACCTCAACTCACAATAACCTCTGTGTGGTGGGAGATGATGATCAAGCAATTTACTCTTTTAGAGGTGCTGATATCACAAATATTCTAAGTTTTGAGAGAATGTTTCCTGGTGCAAAAGTTGTTAAGTTAGAAGAAAATTACCGCTCAGTTAGCCCTATCTTAGAGCTTGCCAATAAAGTTATTAAAGAAAATACCAATAGAAGAGATAAGACTCTCTGGTCTCAGAGGCAGAGTCCTGATAAACCTCTCTTGTGGTCTATGGCCAATACAGAACATGAAGCCGAAGTGATTGCTGATGAAATTTCAAAGCATCAATCAAGAGGTGGTCACTTAGGAGATATTGCAGTTCTCTATAGATCCAATACTCAGGCCCAGCCATTTGAAGAAATCTTTCGCATGAATCAAATTCCCTACACCATTATTGGTGGACAGAAATTCTATGAAAAGAAGGAAGTTAAAGATCTCATGGCCTACCTCACGGTTATTTTAAATCCTAAAGATCAACTCCAGCTAAGAAGAATTTTAAATGTTCCAAATAGAGGTATTGGCTCAAGAACTTTAGAGAAGTACTTAGAAAAGTCAGAGGCCGAAGGTCTCTCTCTCTACGATACTCTCTACAAGTATCCTGACGTGGACCCTAATCGAGCAACTAGAATTAGTGAATTTACCGCAACTATCACAAAGTTCAAGGAAGTATTCGAGCAACATCCTCTTCCACAGGCAATTAGTAAACTCGTTGAAGATATAAACTTCTATCAATTCATTGAGAAGTCTTATGACAGCGCCAAGCAAGTAGAGAGAAGAAGAAATGACGTCAATTTCTTCATTGAATCGGCGGAGCGTTTTGTTAAGTATAATGGTAACCATGCCACGCTTAAGAACTTTGTTGAAAAGCTTCTCTTACAAGATAATCAAGATACAGAAGAAGATGAAGATGACGATATCAGAAAGAATGAAGTCACTATGATGACCTTTCACTCTTCTAAAGGGCTTGAATTCGACACCGTCTACATGGTGGGAGTTGAAGAAGAAAGTCTTCCTCACAAGAATACAATTAAAAATGGCGAAGATATCTCAGAAGAAAGACGTCTCTGCTATGTGGGAATTACAAGAGCACAGCAAAAGCTTATTATGACCTACTGCAAAGAAAGAAAGATTTACGGAAAGGAAACTCCCCGCTTCGTTAGTCGCTTTATAAATGATCTAGATAAAGATGGATTCTGCGTCCATCAAGACAGAACGACTTTTGGACATATGACCGAAGAAGAAGCCGATGATTATAAGAAAGGTTTCTTTGCCAATCTAATTGATGGTCTTGATGACGATTCGATTTATTAA
- a CDS encoding enoyl-CoA hydratase-related protein — MYSKEFKDLIVEKENHTLILTLDNISMANAITDEMIDSLEEVLSLADDDDSIRCIILTGAGKFFCAGGDIKAMESKSGMFAGESNELRKRYTRGIQRIPRAIESLSTPIIAMVNGAAIGAGCDLAMMCDLRVSSEYSKFGETFSKLSLVPGDGGTFFLQRVIGYTRAMEMFLTGDIYSGEQIKEMGLSNYQVESSKLLEFTKSLASKISSNGPVAISLTKLALKSGRTSGLNEQLELLSTMQGISQRTEDHFEGVKAFKEKRDPKFLGR, encoded by the coding sequence ATGTACTCTAAAGAATTTAAAGATCTCATTGTTGAAAAAGAAAATCACACACTGATTTTAACTCTAGATAATATCTCTATGGCCAACGCTATTACAGATGAGATGATTGATTCTTTAGAGGAGGTGCTATCTCTTGCTGATGATGATGATTCTATTCGTTGTATTATCTTAACTGGAGCAGGGAAATTCTTCTGTGCAGGAGGAGATATAAAGGCGATGGAATCAAAGAGCGGAATGTTCGCTGGAGAGTCTAACGAGCTTAGAAAGAGATATACTAGAGGTATACAAAGAATTCCTCGCGCCATCGAATCTCTAAGCACTCCTATCATTGCGATGGTTAATGGGGCGGCCATTGGAGCAGGTTGTGATCTTGCGATGATGTGTGACTTGCGAGTTTCAAGTGAGTATTCAAAATTTGGAGAAACTTTCTCTAAGCTCTCTCTTGTCCCAGGTGATGGTGGAACATTCTTTCTTCAAAGAGTTATTGGTTATACTCGTGCTATGGAAATGTTTCTAACTGGTGATATTTATAGCGGTGAACAGATTAAGGAAATGGGACTTAGTAATTATCAAGTTGAAAGCTCTAAACTACTAGAGTTTACAAAGAGCTTGGCCTCTAAAATCTCAAGTAATGGTCCTGTTGCTATTTCACTTACAAAACTTGCCCTTAAGTCTGGACGAACTTCAGGTCTCAATGAGCAGTTAGAACTTCTAAGTACTATGCAGGGAATCTCTCAAAGAACTGAAGATCACTTCGAAGGGGTTAAGGCCTTTAAAGAGAAGAGAGATCCTAAATTCTTAGGAAGATAA
- a CDS encoding hydroxymethylglutaryl-CoA lyase: MFNKLPKSARIIEVGPRDGLQNEKVILECAQKEKFIDMLVDAGLSTIEITSFVRADKIPQMGDASELFNTIKGKPYFGKINSPCLVPNEKGMEIAIKNGVAEIAIFTATSDSFNQKNINATTKESLERFIPVVKLAKENGIKVRGYISTVFGCPYEGETSVEVLMDTLKALKEMGCYEISLGDTIGVANPLQVKNILERVFKDYSPSEISMHFHDTRGLALANILASLEMGAINFDSSAAGLGGCPYAKGATGNVATEDVVYMLESMGVSTGVDMKKLAEASRYILQELNKTTASKYLTAYLASGK, from the coding sequence ATGTTTAATAAATTACCAAAGAGCGCACGTATTATTGAAGTAGGACCTAGAGATGGACTACAAAATGAAAAAGTTATTTTAGAGTGTGCTCAAAAAGAGAAATTTATTGATATGCTGGTAGATGCTGGACTTTCAACAATTGAAATTACCAGCTTTGTTAGAGCAGACAAAATTCCTCAAATGGGTGATGCCTCAGAGTTATTTAATACTATTAAGGGGAAACCTTACTTTGGGAAAATTAATTCCCCATGTCTCGTTCCTAATGAGAAGGGAATGGAGATTGCTATTAAAAATGGTGTAGCTGAAATTGCCATTTTTACTGCAACGTCTGATTCATTTAATCAGAAGAATATAAATGCAACGACGAAAGAATCCCTTGAACGTTTCATTCCAGTTGTTAAGCTTGCAAAAGAGAATGGAATTAAGGTCCGTGGCTATATTTCAACTGTCTTTGGTTGTCCTTATGAAGGAGAAACCTCTGTTGAAGTTTTGATGGACACATTGAAAGCTCTTAAAGAGATGGGGTGTTATGAAATCTCTCTTGGGGACACAATTGGAGTGGCCAATCCTCTACAAGTAAAAAATATTCTAGAGCGTGTCTTTAAAGATTATTCACCAAGTGAAATTTCAATGCACTTTCATGATACTCGTGGTCTTGCTCTGGCGAATATTTTGGCCTCTCTTGAAATGGGAGCGATCAACTTTGATAGTTCTGCCGCTGGTCTTGGTGGCTGTCCTTATGCAAAAGGAGCAACTGGAAATGTTGCAACTGAAGATGTGGTTTATATGCTTGAGAGTATGGGAGTATCAACAGGTGTCGATATGAAGAAGCTCGCTGAAGCGTCAAGATATATACTTCAGGAACTTAATAAGACGACGGCATCTAAATATCTCACCGCTTATCTCGCATCAGGAAAGTAA
- a CDS encoding acetyl-CoA carboxylase biotin carboxyl carrier protein subunit: MKKKLIVNSKEVEIDLSLNRDGRVEFTFNGEHYSFSNRRVDDVKSYISGDLNTLVSHFENNFVVAGKELIIESPLRSRSKTSSGGAGHMQSPMPGKILQVLVKVGDSVKEGDSLIVMEAMKMEHTIKANSDGKISAIHFSEGQQCAGGVDLVDLDQEEK, from the coding sequence ATGAAAAAGAAATTAATCGTAAATTCTAAGGAAGTTGAAATTGATCTCTCTCTAAATAGAGATGGGAGAGTTGAATTTACTTTCAATGGAGAGCACTACTCATTTTCTAATAGAAGAGTAGATGATGTTAAGAGCTATATTTCTGGAGATTTGAATACTCTTGTTTCTCACTTTGAGAATAACTTCGTTGTTGCTGGTAAAGAGTTAATAATTGAGTCGCCACTTAGAAGTAGATCGAAGACTAGTTCTGGGGGCGCTGGACATATGCAGTCTCCAATGCCAGGGAAAATTCTCCAAGTCTTAGTTAAGGTTGGTGATAGTGTTAAAGAAGGGGATTCTTTAATTGTTATGGAGGCCATGAAAATGGAGCATACAATTAAGGCCAATTCTGATGGAAAGATTTCGGCCATTCACTTCTCTGAAGGACAGCAATGTGCCGGAGGCGTTGATCTCGTTGATCTAGATCAAGAGGAAAAATAA
- a CDS encoding biotin carboxylase N-terminal domain-containing protein: MSNEILKKIDKILIANRGEIALRVMKSCKEMGIKSVSIYTESEKSYPHTFLSDESFSLGMGPLSETYLNHEKIIEIAKVSGAKAIHPGYGFLSENSVFAKKVTDAGLIFIGPTPESMEIMGDKKTSKVEMGKIKIPLIPGYHGDDQTEATLKAAAVEIGFPVLVKASAGGGGKGMRVVWKEEEFSDALASAKREALNSFGDDIVLIEKFIQNPRHIEVQVMSDTHGNHLHFFERECSIQRRHQKVVEETPSPALDENLRRSICETAVAISSGINYKGAGTVEFIMDADGKFFFLEMNTRLQVEHPITEMVTNSDLVRLQILVAAGLPLPMKQEEITQSGHAIEVRIYSEDPDNNFMPAIGKIGHVGAPTLNGVRLDSGYIDGNEVTIDFDPMLAKLICWGVDRDSAISKTLHSLDEVIFLGVKTNRDYLKRIVDTKPFREGDTFTHFIETYSELLRPVDLEDREVAAAIAAFLADSQTENRVSLTGDSSWSRLQGFRNI; this comes from the coding sequence ATGAGTAATGAGATCTTAAAGAAAATTGATAAAATTTTAATCGCTAATCGTGGAGAGATTGCTCTTAGAGTAATGAAGAGCTGTAAAGAGATGGGAATTAAGTCTGTCTCTATTTATACAGAGTCTGAAAAATCTTATCCACACACATTCTTAAGTGATGAGAGCTTCTCTCTTGGAATGGGGCCACTTAGTGAGACTTACCTTAATCATGAGAAGATCATTGAGATTGCAAAGGTTAGTGGAGCTAAGGCCATTCACCCTGGTTATGGTTTTCTCTCGGAGAACTCTGTGTTTGCTAAGAAGGTCACTGATGCTGGACTTATTTTCATTGGGCCTACTCCTGAGAGCATGGAGATTATGGGTGATAAGAAAACATCTAAAGTAGAAATGGGAAAAATTAAAATCCCTCTGATTCCAGGATACCATGGTGACGATCAGACGGAAGCTACTCTAAAAGCAGCAGCAGTTGAGATTGGTTTTCCAGTTCTTGTGAAAGCTTCTGCTGGTGGTGGTGGAAAGGGGATGAGAGTTGTCTGGAAAGAAGAAGAATTTAGTGATGCTCTAGCTTCTGCTAAGAGAGAGGCCTTGAATTCATTTGGTGATGATATTGTTCTCATTGAAAAATTTATTCAAAATCCAAGACATATAGAAGTTCAAGTCATGAGTGATACTCATGGAAATCACTTACATTTCTTTGAAAGAGAGTGCTCTATTCAAAGACGTCATCAAAAAGTTGTTGAGGAAACGCCAAGTCCTGCCCTTGATGAAAATCTAAGAAGATCAATCTGTGAAACAGCAGTGGCGATTTCTTCCGGAATTAATTACAAAGGTGCAGGAACTGTAGAGTTCATTATGGACGCTGACGGAAAGTTTTTCTTTTTAGAGATGAATACACGTCTACAAGTAGAGCATCCAATTACTGAGATGGTGACTAATAGTGATCTGGTTAGGCTTCAAATTCTTGTGGCCGCAGGTCTGCCACTTCCAATGAAACAAGAAGAAATCACTCAGAGTGGTCATGCTATTGAAGTGAGAATTTATTCAGAAGACCCTGACAATAACTTCATGCCGGCCATTGGTAAGATTGGTCATGTTGGCGCTCCAACGTTAAATGGTGTTCGTCTTGATAGTGGTTATATTGACGGTAACGAAGTCACTATTGATTTTGATCCAATGCTCGCCAAATTGATTTGTTGGGGAGTGGATAGAGATAGTGCCATTAGTAAAACTCTACATTCTTTAGATGAGGTCATATTTCTTGGAGTGAAAACAAATAGAGACTACTTAAAGAGAATCGTTGATACAAAGCCTTTTAGAGAAGGTGATACATTTACTCATTTTATTGAAACTTATAGTGAATTATTAAGACCAGTTGATTTAGAAGATAGAGAAGTCGCGGCTGCAATTGCTGCTTTCTTGGCCGACTCTCAGACTGAGAATAGAGTTAGTTTAACTGGAGATTCATCGTGGAGCAGATTACAAGGATTTAGAAATATATGA
- a CDS encoding enoyl-CoA hydratase-related protein, with amino-acid sequence MSELYLYECDDRGVATITLNRAEIHNAFNDELILGLTSRFQAMNEDSEVQLVVLTGAGKSFCAGADLNWMKSMIDYSEEENIKDSQALSDLFQTINSFSKPVIGKINGASLGGGAGLVAVCDYVIASEKALFGFTEVLLGLVPAVISPFVIAKIGESNARATFLTGERFDAAKAMSLGLVHQVSLERHFHNDTEELVKKFLKAAPGAQVAAKSLISNVVALSNTSYEQLSKYTCETIAKRRVSAEGQEGMNALLEKRRPNWKKDS; translated from the coding sequence ATGAGTGAATTATATCTATATGAATGTGATGATCGTGGTGTGGCCACGATTACTTTAAATAGAGCAGAGATCCACAATGCGTTTAATGATGAGCTTATCCTAGGGCTGACAAGTCGGTTTCAAGCGATGAACGAAGACTCAGAAGTTCAGTTAGTTGTTCTTACTGGAGCGGGTAAGTCTTTCTGTGCAGGAGCAGATCTTAATTGGATGAAGTCTATGATCGACTACTCTGAAGAGGAAAATATTAAAGACAGTCAGGCGCTCTCTGATCTCTTTCAAACAATTAATAGTTTTTCAAAGCCAGTCATTGGGAAAATCAATGGAGCTTCTCTTGGTGGTGGTGCGGGCCTAGTTGCTGTGTGTGACTACGTTATCGCTAGTGAAAAAGCACTCTTTGGTTTTACGGAAGTTCTACTTGGACTTGTTCCGGCAGTAATCTCTCCTTTTGTTATAGCAAAAATCGGAGAATCAAATGCGAGAGCAACTTTTCTAACTGGTGAGAGATTTGATGCTGCCAAAGCTATGTCACTTGGGCTTGTTCATCAAGTAAGTCTTGAGAGACATTTTCACAATGACACAGAAGAGTTGGTTAAGAAATTTCTAAAGGCCGCTCCAGGTGCTCAAGTCGCAGCTAAGAGTTTAATTAGTAATGTTGTGGCCCTTTCAAATACAAGTTATGAGCAATTATCAAAGTATACTTGCGAAACGATTGCCAAGAGGCGAGTTAGCGCCGAAGGCCAAGAAGGGATGAATGCTCTTCTTGAAAAGAGACGTCCTAATTGGAAGAAGGATTCCTAA
- a CDS encoding carboxyl transferase domain-containing protein: MDVLNSQIDTNSADFKENQEFHLKLRNEFLEHIDQVKKGGGEKYVTRHHERGKLLPRERIDRILDEGSPFIELSSLAANGMYETDVPSAGVVCGIGRVHGVECMFVANDATVKGGTYFPMTVKKHLRAQEIALENRLPCIYLVDSGGAFLPMQDEVFPDRDHFGRIFYNQAQMSSKGIPQIAVVLGSCTAGGAYVPAMADESVIVKGNGTIFLGGPPLVKAATGEEVTAEDLGGAYVHTHESGVADHYAEDEEEALIITRNIVENLNYTSLGALAGQKETKEYSAPVKSMEEIYGILPHDTKKPFDIREIIARIVDGSEFHEFKEKYGTTLVTGFARIHGHQVGIVANNGILFSESAQKGAHFIELCGQRKIPLVFLQNITGFMVGKQYESEGIAKHGAKMVTAVSTVEVPKFTVIIGGSFGAGNYGMCGRAYQPRFLWMWPNARISVMGGEQAAGVLSTVRQDGLRARGKSEMSAAEIAEFEKPILDKYEKEGSAYYSTARLWDDGIIDPAHTRDILGLAISSSLNAPIADTKFGVFRM, encoded by the coding sequence ATGGATGTATTAAACTCCCAAATTGACACAAACAGTGCCGACTTCAAAGAAAACCAAGAATTTCATTTAAAACTTAGAAACGAGTTCTTAGAACATATCGATCAAGTGAAAAAAGGTGGAGGCGAGAAGTACGTCACTCGTCATCATGAAAGAGGAAAACTTCTCCCAAGGGAGAGAATTGATAGAATTCTAGATGAGGGTTCTCCCTTTATTGAACTTTCAAGTCTTGCGGCCAACGGTATGTATGAGACTGATGTTCCAAGTGCTGGTGTTGTTTGTGGAATTGGTCGAGTTCACGGCGTTGAGTGTATGTTTGTGGCCAACGACGCTACAGTAAAGGGTGGAACATACTTTCCAATGACCGTTAAGAAGCATTTAAGAGCACAAGAGATTGCGCTAGAAAATAGATTGCCTTGTATTTATCTTGTTGATTCGGGAGGAGCATTTCTTCCAATGCAAGATGAAGTCTTTCCCGATAGAGATCACTTTGGAAGAATTTTCTATAATCAAGCACAAATGTCTTCTAAGGGGATTCCACAAATTGCAGTGGTTCTTGGATCTTGTACTGCCGGTGGAGCCTACGTTCCTGCAATGGCCGACGAGTCGGTGATTGTAAAAGGAAATGGAACTATCTTTCTTGGTGGGCCACCGCTTGTAAAAGCCGCAACTGGCGAAGAAGTTACGGCGGAAGACTTAGGGGGCGCTTACGTTCACACTCATGAATCTGGAGTGGCCGACCACTACGCAGAAGATGAAGAAGAGGCGCTGATTATTACGAGAAATATTGTAGAGAATTTAAACTACACTTCTCTAGGTGCTCTGGCAGGTCAAAAAGAAACAAAAGAATATAGCGCTCCTGTAAAGAGCATGGAAGAGATCTACGGAATTCTTCCTCACGATACAAAGAAGCCTTTTGATATTAGAGAAATTATCGCGAGAATTGTTGACGGCTCAGAGTTTCATGAATTCAAAGAGAAGTATGGAACAACTCTAGTCACTGGCTTTGCTCGCATTCATGGGCATCAAGTAGGAATTGTCGCCAATAATGGAATTCTCTTCAGCGAAAGTGCTCAAAAAGGGGCTCACTTTATTGAACTTTGTGGGCAGAGAAAAATTCCTCTGGTTTTTCTACAAAATATTACGGGCTTCATGGTCGGTAAGCAATATGAGAGTGAAGGAATTGCTAAGCACGGTGCTAAGATGGTTACGGCGGTTTCTACTGTGGAGGTTCCTAAGTTCACTGTCATTATTGGTGGATCTTTTGGAGCGGGAAATTATGGAATGTGTGGAAGAGCGTATCAACCAAGATTTCTATGGATGTGGCCTAACGCTAGAATTTCCGTCATGGGCGGTGAGCAAGCGGCAGGAGTTCTTTCAACGGTGAGACAAGACGGTCTTAGGGCCCGCGGTAAGAGTGAAATGTCCGCAGCAGAAATTGCAGAATTTGAAAAACCAATTTTAGACAAATATGAAAAAGAGGGAAGTGCTTATTACTCAACAGCGAGACTTTGGGATGATGGAATAATTGATCCGGCCCACACTAGAGATATTCTTGGTCTTGCCATCAGCTCTTCTTTAAACGCTCCAATCGCCGACACTAAGTTTGGCGTCTTTAGAATGTAG
- a CDS encoding MBL fold metallo-hydrolase, with amino-acid sequence MRESISAIFTSGEDIFSIRRQNYLKAFPGYTAFPGGKVDKEDRESNITVPSVFGDLPSHLYSALSREMKEELNFDLCSNLESIISIEDVGVAITPEFNPYRFKTHFLRIELKSPVKFEVDSGEAMSFGWESATSILETYKRGEILAVPPTVKLLENLALDIHFKEVLDLSLEHNPETEVPMIESIYGVKQFLPLSHTFPPANRTNCFLIGEEYSVLIDPSPRDEAELSKLVTHLKKYKVNEVFLTHHHPDHHEYAVELAKLYNVEIGLSRDTHSRILSKHGKDYFQDLSLKYYKEGDILTKSLGSEVQIFEVPGHDEGQLALAPKNLNWFLVGDLIQTVGTVVIGAPEGDMAKYYNSLKRVIDLSPTFVIPSHGIAIGGVNKLETTLKHRMMREKKISELLESGCSEDEILGIVYEGLDERLKLYALKTIRAHITKILAERT; translated from the coding sequence ATGCGAGAATCGATTAGTGCTATTTTTACAAGTGGTGAAGATATTTTCTCCATTAGAAGACAGAATTATCTAAAGGCCTTCCCTGGTTATACGGCTTTTCCCGGTGGAAAAGTTGATAAAGAAGATAGAGAGAGTAATATCACAGTCCCTTCTGTATTTGGTGATCTTCCTAGTCACTTATATAGTGCGCTTTCAAGAGAGATGAAAGAAGAGTTGAATTTTGATCTCTGCTCTAATTTAGAAAGTATTATCTCCATTGAAGATGTGGGGGTTGCAATCACCCCTGAATTTAATCCCTATAGATTTAAAACTCATTTTCTTAGAATTGAATTAAAGTCTCCCGTTAAGTTTGAAGTTGATAGTGGGGAGGCCATGAGTTTTGGCTGGGAAAGTGCGACTAGCATTTTAGAAACTTATAAGAGAGGAGAAATTCTCGCTGTTCCTCCTACGGTAAAACTCTTAGAAAACTTAGCTCTTGATATACACTTTAAGGAAGTTCTTGATCTCTCCCTAGAACATAACCCTGAGACGGAAGTTCCAATGATCGAGAGTATCTACGGAGTGAAACAATTTCTTCCGCTCTCTCATACATTTCCTCCGGCCAATAGAACAAATTGCTTTCTTATAGGTGAGGAGTATTCTGTTCTAATTGATCCATCTCCAAGAGATGAAGCTGAACTTTCAAAATTAGTAACTCATTTAAAGAAGTATAAAGTTAATGAGGTTTTCCTTACTCATCATCACCCTGATCATCATGAATATGCAGTTGAGCTTGCTAAACTCTACAATGTCGAAATTGGTCTAAGTCGTGATACTCATTCTCGAATTCTTTCAAAGCATGGGAAAGACTACTTTCAAGATCTCTCTCTTAAATATTATAAAGAAGGTGATATTCTAACGAAGTCTCTTGGGAGTGAAGTCCAAATCTTTGAAGTTCCTGGTCACGATGAAGGGCAACTTGCACTGGCCCCTAAGAATCTTAATTGGTTCCTTGTTGGTGATCTCATTCAGACAGTAGGTACTGTAGTTATTGGTGCCCCCGAAGGGGATATGGCCAAGTATTATAATTCTCTAAAGAGAGTGATTGATCTCTCGCCAACATTTGTTATTCCTTCCCACGGAATTGCTATTGGTGGAGTTAATAAACTGGAGACAACTCTTAAGCACAGAATGATGAGAGAGAAGAAAATCTCTGAATTACTGGAGAGCGGTTGCAGCGAAGATGAGATTCTAGGAATTGTTTACGAAGGACTCGATGAGAGATTGAAGCTCTACGCTCTTAAGACTATTAGGGCACATATAACAAAGATACTTGCAGAAAGAACGTAA